The Bacilli bacterium genome segment CGGCCCTTAGTGGGCAAACCCAACCGTTTGCGCGTGTTGAGGGTGCCATATCTTTACTTGAAGCGCGTGCGCGATTGCGGCGTCGTGACCATGCGGTGAAACAAATTCAGGAGCGGTTTGCGCCGCTTGCCGAACATGCTGATCGCTTCCGCGCCGACTTCCAGCACAACCAGAATGATGAGCGTCAAAGCGACCGCGATCCATTGGGACGCTTGCGAAAGCGCCACGGCGAACAAGCCGAACACAATGGAAACGCCGTAAATTACCAGCACCGTCTGCCGATGGCTTAGACCCAATTTCAACAGGCAATGGTGCAAATGGCCCTTGTCCGCCTTGAAAATCGGCTTCTTGTTCAATCGGCGGCGAATGATCGCAAACAACGTATCGTAAATCGGCACGCCGCTAATCAACACCGGCACGATAAACGACACCAGGGTAGCTTGCTTAAACCCGAGTATGGACAATGTGGCGATGCTGAATCCGAGAAACAGCGCCCCGGTATCGCCCATGAAGATTTTCGCCGGATGAAAATTGAAAAACAAAAAGCCAATAATGCTGCCAAGCAGGATCGAACAAAGCAAAATGACAGTGATATTGCCCATCAGCGCGGCAAGCACCAAAATCGTCGCCGTCGAGATGGCGGAGACTCCGGCCGCCAAACCGTCCAGGCCGTCAATCAAATTGATCGCGTTGGTGACGCCAACGATCCAGAAAATCGTAAGCGGGATGCTGAGCCAGTCCAAATTGAGCGTCGTATGGCCGAACGGGACGTTCACCAGGTTTACTTTTAAACCAAAGGCGACAACGACGCAAGCGGCCAAAATAATCCCAAGCAGCTTCCATTTCGGGGAAATGTCAAAGCGATCGTCCAGCGCGCCCGTCAGGGCAATCACGGCGCCGCC includes the following:
- a CDS encoding MraY family glycosyltransferase, coding for MLVLYILGFVLSLILSVCLTPFIKQFAVWVKAVDKPNERKVHTRIMPRLGGLAIFAAFAGGFIVVTPVLDAIKAEAAWGLLIGGAVIALTGALDDRFDISPKWKLLGIILAACVVVAFGLKVNLVNVPFGHTTLNLDWLSIPLTIFWIVGVTNAINLIDGLDGLAAGVSAISTATILVLAALMGNITVILLCSILLGSIIGFLFFNFHPAKIFMGDTGALFLGFSIATLSILGFKQATLVSFIVPVLISGVPIYDTLFAIIRRRLNKKPIFKADKGHLHHCLLKLGLSHRQTVLVIYGVSIVFGLFAVALSQASQWIAVALTLIILVVLEVGAEAISMFGKRRKPLLNLFHRMVTTPQSRTRFK